A single genomic interval of Oncorhynchus mykiss isolate Arlee chromosome 13, USDA_OmykA_1.1, whole genome shotgun sequence harbors:
- the LOC118938208 gene encoding ribonuclease H2 subunit A-like, producing the protein MDLGEFEADNSVSCRLASAIPDVCKTEDCCLGIDEAGRGPVLGPMVYGICFCPVAKKEALKDLKVADSKTLTEAQREDLFRKLDEAKSFVGWALQILSPNTISTSMLQRSKYNLNALSHDAAIGLVQFALDSGVQLKEVFVDTVGPAEKYQEKLSQRFPGVEVTVRPKADSLFPIVSAASICAKVARDHSVKDWNFPEDLGEVDADYGSGYPSDPKTKAWLLKELDPVFGYPQFVRFSWSTTQTLLDSRAVTVHWDDDEEDGEKAAARQNNTSMLSYFKTSAQQGNTHQTHRFFTERRLQSLATL; encoded by the exons ATGGATCTCGGTGAGTTTGAAGCAGACAACTCGGTGAGCTGTCGCCTGGCTTCAGCAATACCCGACGTCTGCAAGACAGAAGACTGCTGTTTGGGTATCGATGAAGCCGGCAGGGGGCCTGTACTGG GACCCATGGTCTACGGAATATGTTTCTGTCCCGTCGCCAAAAAGGAAGCTCTGAAGGACTTAAAAGTGGCAG ACTCGAAGACATTGACAGAGGCCCAGAGAGAGGATCTATTCCGCAAGCTGGACGAGGCCAAGAGCTTTGTAGGCTGGGCTCTTCAGATTCTCTCACCCAACACTATCTCTACCAGCATGCTGCAGAG GTCAAAATACAACCTGAATGCTCTCTCTCATGACGCAGCCATTGGCCTGGTACAGTTCGCCCTGGACAGTGGAGTACAGCTCAAAGAG GTGTTTGTGGACACGGTGGGTCCTGCAGAGAAGTACCAGGAGAAGCTGTCCCAGCGGTTCCCCGGGGTGGAAGTGACCGTACGACCCAAAGCTGACTCCCTCTTCCCCATAGTCAGTGCTGCCAGTATCTGTGCCAAG GTGGCCAGGGACCATTCAGTAAAAGACTGGAACTTTCCAGAAGACCTAGGAGAGGTGGATGCAGACTACGGCTCTGGCTATCCCAGCG ACCCGAAGACGAAGGCGTGGCTGTTGAAGGAGCTTGACCCGGTGTTTGGCTACCCTCAGTTTGTCAGGTTCAGCTGGAGCACCACACAGACCCTGCTGGACAGCAGGGCTGTCACCGTACACTG ggatgatgatgaggaggatggtGAGAAGGCCGCAGCCCGTCAGAACAACACCTCCATGCTCTCCTACTTCAAGACCTCCGCCCAGCAGGgcaacacacaccagacacaccgcTTCTTCACAGAGAGGAGACTGCAGAGCCTGGCCACACtctga